The nucleotide window TTTCCCATCCAAGCGGTAGCCGTACTCTGCGAAAGTCAAAAGTCTTTCCTATGCTATTTGAACCCTGTTTACTAAGGTCCTTTTTGGCAATGCGCTTGTATGTCTCAAATGTATCCCACCTTTCTAATAGTGAGTTTGCAGTTTCTTTCAATGCTGGGTTATTTGCTAACTTCCTGATTTTCGTGTCAAGTTGAGATAATATGATACCATTTTTAGTAGTCTTTGGAAGTTGCAAAAGATACGTTAAAATTTCATACTGTGTGGCTTCTTCATTGTCAAATACAGTGAGTAGCTTGGAAAAGCACTTGTATCCATGTAATTTTATAATTTGGTAATGCATGGTTTCGTCAGTCGTAAGTAGAATCCTTTGAAGCAATTTGGAACAGAAGAAGTGATCATCTGTTTGTAACAGGACACTCATCACCTTATTGACATCGCTGTACTGCGTACAAGCTTGCGGCTCTAAAGAATTCACAAACTCCACATTTACATTATTTGAACTGCTTTTATCAATTTCTTGGCCCATagccttcttcatcttAACCCATTTTTTCTCCATCGCTGGCGTTACACTTAGCGCTTCCGCGTAGTCTTGCGGTAACAGAGAGGCAGCATCTGTCTGCGTCTTGCCACCTAAGAAAGCAATACAATTTGGCTCCCCACAGTAGCAGGGCTGCGCAGTAGCACCATATCTATCAACATTATAGTCAAAAGTGAGCTCCTCCCCCTTGACAATTTTCCTCTTTGCAAAAATACCCATTCTAAGCTTGCCGGCCACATCCCATTTACTCACGTAGGTATTTGGATTACAGGAATGATTACAGAACCTTGCCAAGCAACCCTTCTCGGTCGCATCAATGAACTCACCTGCCTGCAACATCATAAAATAGAAATGCTTGTAGCCACGCTCGTCGTAGCTAACCATACGATCACGAAATTCGTCTTCAGATATCACCTCACCAATATATTCATATATAAATGTGTTCGCTTCAATATCTTTCTCCGCTCTTACACCATATCCCTTCTTTTCAGTTTGAAAGATAGAAATGTCTTCATATTGTCGTTTTTGGAATCTTTGGTTCTGGCAATCATCCCCGCAGGAGGTACATAGATCATTCACACACTCTATTAGTGTCAATCTGTTAATACAGTCCGAATGTTCATCACAAGCGTGATTTTTCCCATCTTTAAACTCTTCATAA belongs to Eremothecium sinecaudum strain ATCC 58844 chromosome IV, complete sequence and includes:
- the SET2 gene encoding histone methyltransferase SET2 (Syntenic homolog of Ashbya gossypii AEL128C; Syntenic homolog of Saccharomyces cerevisiae YJL168C (SET2)), encoding MSGSSTPGKIIPSQSKVMLFNDKEDKTAEARKTYVELQKCTYSQKGLGNTRKNEFMECDCYEEFKDGKNHACDEHSDCINRLTLIECVNDLCTSCGDDCQNQRFQKRQYEDISIFQTEKKGYGVRAEKDIEANTFIYEYIGEVISEDEFRDRMVSYDERGYKHFYFMMLQAGEFIDATEKGCLARFCNHSCNPNTYVSKWDVAGKLRMGIFAKRKIVKGEELTFDYNVDRYGATAQPCYCGEPNCIAFLGGKTQTDAASLLPQDYAEALSVTPAMEKKWVKMKKAMGQEIDKSSSNNVNVEFVNSLEPQACTQYSDVNKVMSVLLQTDDHFFCSKLLQRILLTTDETMHYQIIKLHGYKCFSKLLTVFDNEEATQYEILTYLLQLPKTTKNGIILSQLDTKIRKLANNPALKETANSLLERWDTFETYKRIAKKDLSKQGSNSIGKTFDFRRVRLPLGWEIIHENGRPMYYNAQRQLKQADPPTEANSAGSGRSSTPKSNGGYNERHSKRPLDQDSYEKRKRQRIEWEQQELEKRKQEELRQLKEKMEVEQKKQSELEQIIADANRQKEQQRLERLQKEKEAIEKREKRKQTLSVNRIEHEWNKYFASFVPNLIKSYESKLDRTRLKECAREIVKLLTTKELKKDSKKIPPSEVTKEKKKKVNEFCKGYMEKLMFKVQKKQTSK